ATGGCAATTGCCAGCAGGATGATCCCAAAAGCCTTCCTCAGTACATTTAATCCGGACTTCCCGAAAAGCCTTTCCAAACGGTTTGTATTCTTCAACACAAAATAGACGAAACTCATGTTGATCAGGATGCCCACGATGATGTTCTGTGTCGCGTATTCTGTTTTTAATGATAAAAGGGTAGTCATGGTTCCTGCACCTGCAATTAACGGAAAAGCCAATGGAACGATAGACACGGTTTCAGGAACATCTTCTTTAAAGATTGTTAATCCAAGTACCATCTCCATTGCAATAAAGAAGATCACAAATGAACCCGCAATGGCAAAAGATTCAACATCCAGGCCAATGATCTTTAACAAGGTTTCGCCTGCGAAAAGAAAGATGATCATCAGTACAGTAGCTACAATGGTTGCTTTTTCAGATTGAATATGACCGGCTTTTTTTCTAAGTTCTATCACCACAGGGATAGAGCCCAGGATATCGATGATTGCAAAAATAACCATCGAACACGACAAGATTTGACTGAAATTGAATTCCATAGCAGTTAATTTATGCTGCAAAGGTAAATTAAATTGTAATAAAAATGAGACAGTTTGCTGTAGAATGCAGAATTAAAGGAAATAACAAGGCCTGATGTTATCATTAACATCAGGCCTTGTTAGGTCATAAAGAACGAAAGTTCTTTATTTTATCTTGGCAGTCACGTTTTTAGACGTAGAAAGACGATAAGTATAAATGATTAAGTGGATCACCGCATAAACCAAAGAGAAATAGTACAAACCTGTATCCGTTCCATTTGTAATGCTATGGTGAATGAAGGCTACGACAACCAGTAATGCTGCCAAAGCCAGTCCGATTAGGGAAACCACTTTATTGCTTCTTGCCAGTGTAACCTGGTTGTTGTCGGATAATAAACTGTTTTTGATACCATAGAACAGATAAACATCCATACCCAATATCATCCATACCAATAAACGTACCCAGGTATCTAAAGGAAGGAATACCATCATTCCTAAACACACGATTACTCCTAAGATCGGAATAAGCGGCACCAATGGCACTTTAAAGGCTCTTGGAAGATCAGGCATACGTTTTCTCAGAATCACGATTCCGATACATACCAGGATAAATGCAAGTAAAGTACCGATACTGGTCATTTCACCTACTACTCCGGCAGGAACAAATGCTGCAAATAAACTCACAAACACCATGAAAAGCAGATTGCTCTTTACAGGAGTGCTGAATTTAGCATGTACACTGGAGAATACTTTAGGCAATAAACCATCCTTACTCATCGAGAAGAATACCCTTGATTGTCCCAATAAC
This region of Pedobacter steynii genomic DNA includes:
- a CDS encoding MarC family protein, which gives rise to MEFNFSQILSCSMVIFAIIDILGSIPVVIELRKKAGHIQSEKATIVATVLMIIFLFAGETLLKIIGLDVESFAIAGSFVIFFIAMEMVLGLTIFKEDVPETVSIVPLAFPLIAGAGTMTTLLSLKTEYATQNIIVGILINMSFVYFVLKNTNRLERLFGKSGLNVLRKAFGIILLAIAIKLFRNNTGL